The genomic region GACGCTACGCGATCGCCGTGCTTAAATAAACGCATCGAACCAAGGTTAAAGCTGGAGGGCTGACACGTTAACGTTACCAGCACTGTGACCATGTTAGACATTAGTGATTTATTTAATGAAACTTATTACCTCGGCGCCAATCCCGATGTAGCCAATGCCGTAGCGACGGGAACCTTAGCGAGTGGTTTTCAACATTTTCTCGGTAACGGACAATTTGAAGGACGAGACCCGAGTGTTTTTTTCGATACGGACTTTTACTTAGATCTCTATGTAGATGTCGATCTTGCCGTTTTGTCAGGAAACACGACGGCGATCGCCCATTTTGTGAACTCGGGACAGTTTGAAGGACGCGATCCGATTCGGCAATTTTTTAACGATACTTATTTACTCCGAAATCCCGATGTAGCGGCGGCAGTCGAAGCAGATATTCTAACCGCTTACCAACATTTTATCGAAGCGGGACAGTTTGAAGGACGCGACCCCGGATTCACATTCGACACGAGTTTTTATCTCGAAACCTATCCCGACGTAGCGGCGGCGGTGGCGTCCGGACGCTTGAGCGCGATCGAACATTATCTTCAATTTGGTTTGGTGGAAGGTCGAGAAGCGTTCCCGATTTCGTGGGATATTCCGCTTCCGGAACCGACAGAGGTTCAAGATTTAGGAGTGCTCGGGAGTATCGAAGTTAATGATTTTATTGGGACTTTAAACTCCGAAGATCTGTATGCGTTTCGCTTGGACAGTCCCGGGGAAGTGAGTATTATTCTCGAAAATTTAAGCGCGGATGCGGATTTAGTTTTATATGAAGATTTGAATAACAATCAGCAGCTCGATCTTGGGGAATTATTAGGGTTTTCGGAACAAGTGGGGAATCAAACAGAAACGATCGTCAAAGTTTTACCCCCGGGTAATTATTCGATCGCCGTGCAGCAGTATTCGGGATCGACGAGTTATACCCTGCGGGCGTTCAACCGGGCGATCGCCACTCCCTTAGTGCCGGATAATGCGGGCAATAGCTTAGCACAAGCGCGAGATCTCGGGCCGTTGACGGGGGGACAAACCGTCAGCGATTTTGTCGGCGACCTCGATCGCCTCGATCTGTACCGCTTCACCTTAGACGAAACGAGCGCGATTGACGTAACTTTAGGCGGATTGAGCGCCGATGCGGACTTATTCTTAGTGCAAGATTTCAACCAAGATGGCTTAATCATCGATCGCGTCGAAATTTTAGCGAGTTCGATCGCCGCCAGCAGCAATCCCGAGGCGATTTCCCTGCCCACCTTAGCGCCGGGAACCTTTTACATCGCCGTAGAACAGTATACAGGCAACACCAACTACACCCTGAGCCTGTCCGCCACCCCCACCGTGGGTGTAGATACCCAAACGCCCCTCCCCGGTTTCGATCCCAATTACGGTTTCGGGTTGGTGGATGCGGCGGCAGCCGTGGCGCGGGCGATCGGCGAAACCGTGCCGTTTGCGGACGTTCCCAACCCGATCGCCAATAATTACGGGGCCGACTTGATGCGGGTTCCGGAAGTGTGGAATCGCGGCTTTACCGGGGAAGGGGTTGTCGTGGCGGTACTCGATACGGGAATCGACCTCAAACACCCGGAATTGCAAGGGCGTTTGTGGACGAACGTCGATGAAATTCCCGGGGACGGGATCGATAACGACGGGAACGGCTTTATCGACGATGCCCGTGGTTTCGACTTTGTAGACTTCGACGGCGATCCGGCGATCGCCCTCACCGAGGAACAACACGGAACTCACATCGCCGGAACGATCGCCGCCACCCGGGACGGAATCGACGCAACCACCTTTTTCGGTCAGCCCTTTGACGTGACCGGAATCGCTTACGGGGCAACGATTATGCCCGTGCGGGTCTTGGGGGATCGCCAAACCTTCGACGAATTCGATCGCGCCGTCGCCGACGGGATTCGCTACGCCGTCGATAACGGCGCCCGGGTACTCAACCTCAGCTTGGGCAACCTTCCCGGACAACCGCCCACAGAAAACATCGCCGCCGCCTTGCAATACGCCCGCGATCGCGGGGTCGTCGCCGTTATCGCCGCCGGAAACGAGAAAGATCTCGGGGCGTTCGTCCCCGACGATCCGGCAATTCGGGCCGCCCAAGACCTGGCGATCGCCGTCGGCGCCGTGGATCGCGATCGACGGGTCGCCGAGTTCTCCAACCCCGCCAGCAGTCTCCTCGGCGTTTACGATTTCGTCGTCGCCCCCGGAATTGAAATTCGCTCGATCGTTCCCGCTAATGGCTTCTTGTCTTTAGACGGGACCTCGATGGCGACCCCTCACGTCGCCGGGGTCGTCGCCCTCATGTTACAAGCCAACCCCAACTTAACCCCCGCGCAAGTCGAACAGATCCTCGCCGAAACTGCCAATCCGGAAGGGATCCTGGTGTGATTACTTGCGGGCATACCAAGCTTCTAAGGCACTGCGATGGACTTCCTGCCAGGGGAGACCGCGATCGCGGGCAATTTGGGCGCAGTCCTCGTATTCCGGATGGACGTTGAGGACCGTTCCGGCGGCGTCGGTGGCGACTTTGAGCTGAATTTCGCCATACCTTGTACTCACTTGATGAAATTCTCGGTTTAAAATCGATCGCACCTGCAGCGATCGCCGGATGCCCAAAGTCGTCGTTTCTCGGAACATCACCGTTTCGCAAGCGGTTTGGCGATCGCGCGGACAAATCGCCGTCAGCAGGATCCCGGTGCGGGATTTCTTCATACCGATCGCCTGAGTAAATACATCGACGGCGCCCGCATCGAACAAGCGATCGCAGGTATAGGCGATCGCCTGGGGCGAGAGGTCGTCAATTTGGGTTTCGAGGACACAGATCTCCTCCACCTTCGGATCCCGCCCGTCTGAGGGTTCCGTCGCTTCCCCAACCCACAACTGGAGGATATTCGGTAAAGCTAAATCGAGAGAACCCGCCCCCAATCCGACCCGGGCGATCGCCATCGGCGGCGGCGGACCGAAGGCTTTCGCTAACCTCACCGCGATCGCCGCCCCGGTCGGCGTCACCAACTCCTTCTCGATCCCGTTACTGTACACCGGAACCCGGCGGGATTCGAGCAACTTCAGCACTGCCGGAACCGGAACCGCAAGGCGCCCGTGAGCCACCCACACCGTCCCGCCGCCCGTCGGTAACGGGGAACAGTATAATTCTTCAATTCCCAACCAATCCAAACCCAAACAAGTGCCGACAATATCGACGATCGCATCCGTCGCCCCCACCTCGTGAAAATGCACCCGTTCCGGTTCGACCCCGTGGACCGCCCCTTCCGCCTCGGCGAGTTGGCGAAACACCGCCAGACTCCAGCTTTCCGCCCGTGGGGGCAGTCCCGCCGCCCGAATCATCTCTTCAATTTCCGGTAAATGGCGCGTCGGGGCCGAATGAGAAGCCTGGGGGGAATGCTCGTGGTGGTGACCGTGGTGGTGACCGTGGTGGTGACCGTGGTGGCGATCGTGATGATGCTCGTGGTGATGCTCGTCGGGAAGGTCTGGGGAGACCGTTGCAGTGAGATCGACCTCAAACTTCGTCGCCTGTTGGCCGTTGCGCCGTACCAGCGACGCCGAAAGCTCGTACTCGTCGGCGATTCCCAACTGAGCGAGGCGATCGATAAGGTAGTCTAAAGGAACGCCAGCACTGACCAAAGCGCCGAGACACATATCTCCTGCGATTCCCGTCGGACATTGAAGGTAAGCTATTGTTTTCATAAACGCGACTTTAATTAAAAAGGGGAACACTCACCCGTCTCGGTTTGATTTTCCCTATCTGTTGTTTGAAATTTATTGTTTGAGCTCTATTGTTTGAAATATTGTTTGAAATACTGTTTGAAATCAATGGCGAATGATTGCGAGGTATAAATTATGGCCACTGTTTACGAACTCCATCCCGAAAATCCTCAAGTTCGGCGCGTCGAAGAAATTAAAGAAGCGCTGCAAGATGGGGCAATCTTGCTCTATCCAACCGATACAGTTTACGCGATCGGCTGCGATATTAACGTCAAATCTGCGGTGGAACGAGTCAGACAGATCAAGCGACTGTCGAATGACAAACCACTTACATTTTTAAGTCCTTCATTGTCGAATATTGCCGCTTACGCGACGGTCACCGATCCAGCGTATCGCATTATTCGGCGTTTGATTCCCGGTCCGTTTACTTTTCTGCTGCCCGCGACCAAGTTGGTGCCGAAACTGGTGATGGATCCAAAACGCAAAACGACCGGGATTCGGGTTCCGGATAGCAAAGTTTGTCTGGATTTGCTCGAAGCCTTGGGCAATCCGATTATTTCGACCTCGGCCCACTTGCCGGACGACGACATGGATCGCAACGGGTATGCCGGGAAAGCGGAACTGTTCGATCGCTTTGACAAGATGGTCGATGTGATTGTCGATACCGGAGAAGACCCGGGCTATCAGGTTTCGACGATTCTCGATCTGACTGGAGAGGAACCGCAAATCGTGCGCGAAGGCTTGGGAGTCGAAGAGGTCTTTAGCTTGGTGTGAACCTGGGGAGTTGGGAAAATATTTTTTGATACCTGTCCGATGCGGGCAGGTTTTTTATTTCGTTTCCCCTTTATTTCCCGGTACGGCTTGCCCCCAGAGGCGATCGCCAGAGAAATATACCTAATGCGGATCGGAGCGGGCGATCGAGATTGCTGTGAACCTTGTCCGGATCGGGGGGGTAGCGATCTGAAAAGAAACGTTGTGTTTCCCTATCCCAGTTTTCGAGGATAACCGTGTGCCATTTCACCATCTGTTTCCGGGGTGCCGAGCCAGTTCGTCAACTGTCCCTCGAAAAATAGCTCATTTCCCCGGGATGAAACCCCCTCAAATGCAGACACCGCCGTCTACAGTCCCTTCCTCATCCCTGTCTGTTCTATACCAGTTCGAGAACAGGCAACCCGGTCGAACTAAAGTTTTCCAAAACTTGGGAGAGTCGAACTATAGAAAGCGGCGATGAATCGAGGCGATTCAACCGACACGCGGACTGTTATCAACGTCCCTTGCGGTCTGTCGCTGAATTTTAAAGATGGTGCGTTACCCGAGGCAAAAACATGAACGTCAAAACTGCAAAAACCCCCAGCTACCGAACCAAAAATTCTCAAGTTTCCCAAGGACAAGCGACCCCGGCTGAAAGCGATCGAGATGAAAATCCTACCCCCGAACTCAGCCCGGAAACGATCGCTCAAGGGATGAGTGTCGAAGAACTCACCGAGCAAGTATTCGACGAACTCAGCCAAAAACTGACCAACAAATCCAAGAGTGCCGCAGGCGTGGCCGATCGCATCGCTAAAGAAGTCGAGCGCATTTGTCAAAAAAGCAATCGCATTCAAAATTCCGGTCAGATCCATTCTTGGCAGTTGACCTTAGCCCGTCACCGGATGCAAAAATGCTTGCAATACCACAAACTCGGTTCCAAACAAGGACGGGTGGAACTGCACGCCCAACTTAGCTCGATGGTTTACCGTCACGTGGCGCCGATGCACTCTCGCCTGAGCTTCCAAGCGCGCTACAACTTGATCGAAGATTTCTTGCAAGGGTTTTACATCGAAGTGCTGCGCGCCTTCCGTCGCGAACACGACGTGGCCGAAAATTACACCCCGCGCACCCAGTTGGAATTGGCCGAATATATGGCCTTTACCGAACATTACGCCAAACGCCGGATTACTTTACCCGGTCGGTGCAACCAGCAGTTAGTGGTGTTGCGCGCTCAAGGATTCGCCCACGGTCAACCGCCGGAAACGTTGGTCGATATCGAACAAGCGGTGGAATATCCCAAGGGTGAAGATGCTCAGATTCAAAGTCGCTCCTATGCGGCGCAGCAAGTACGCGAGCAAATGGTGGCGGATACGGTGGATCCTTCGGAAGCGGTCTTGCGCGATCGCGTCATCCAAGAGTTGGTGCAGTATCTCGAAGCCCAAGGTCAATCGGACTGTGTGGACTATTTGGTTCTCAAACTCCAAGACCTCGCCGCCCCGGAAATCGACGAAATTCTCGGTTTGACGGCTCGCCAGCGCGACTATTTACAACAACGGTTCAAATATCACGTCGAAAAATTCGCCCGTTCTCATAACTGGAAACTCGTTCACGAGTGGTTGGGGGCGGATCTAGATCAAAATTTGGGCATGGCTCCCCAACAGTGGGATGAGTTCTGCAAGGCGATTACCGACGAACAACGCCAACTGATCGAACTCAAACGCAATGGCAGCAGCGATCGCGAAATTGCCGACGCGATTCGATGCACGCCGAAACAAGTTCAAAAACGCTGGTCTGCCCTTCTCGAATTAGCTTGGCAAGTCCGCAATACTGAAAATAAAGGGAAGTGATGGCGAGTGAGATTGTATTTCGGGGCCATCTACACGGTCTCAGTCAACAGGTGGAGGTTGGAGTTGGCAGGGCACTCATCTGGCCCGCCGGAGGGGAAATCGGGAAGGGGGAATCGGGAGGGTTTCGGGCAGCGCTCTCGGCAACCTACCCCCCGATGCGGTAGGGGAGGATCGCGGGAATCCTCAGAACTGTACACGATAACGGGCCGATTCAAAGGCCGAGCCAAACAACCAAGCTAAGATCGCTTGGTTGTTTTTTTTACTGCCCGCGACGGGATTAAATGATTGCATTAAGTGACAAGGACTCGCCTTTTCGGCAGGGGCGATCGCAGACCGTCTCCCGAGGGGAATCGCGCTGTTGCACCGTTTAGCACTGCCCTGGAATCCCTCTAGGTATTTTGGCTCGGTAGCGACAAACCAGAAAAAATTATTAAAATATGTAAACGCAACGAAAATCCAGTCAGTACCCCGCTCTAAAGAGACGGGGCTTCGTGCCTCTCCTTTAGTAGGGGCGTTTCGTGAAACGCCCCTACGTTTCGTGAAACGCCCCTACGTTTCGTGAAACGCCCCTACGTTTCGTGAAACGCCCCTACGTTTCGTGAAACGCCCCTACGTTTCGTGAAACGCCCCTACGTTTCGTGAAACGCCCCTACCCAGCCTAAGCCCTTCGAGGGCTACGTTATCGGTGAAAACAAATTTCCTCATCGGGAAGTCTTTATGTTTGTAAGCCATAAACGGCGATCGCCTTCCCGGAGCGATCGTCACTGATTCGTTCACAACAACGAGATTCAGGGGGTTTGAGATTTTCTGTCCGTACACACCAGACTTATAGATAGATTTATGAGTGTCAATCTGACTTGCAGTGCTGTATCCTTCGACCCTAGCGTCAAGCAGCATGTTAGCGACCCCTCCCAAGATCGGGGGGCGCTTCAAGAAACTTTCCAACAGATCGACGCGCACAGTTGCCCGCGATCCTATAACTTCCACATGCACACCACCGCTTCCGACGGGCGCCTTTCCCCAGAAGCACTCATGCAGCAAGCGGTCGATATCGGTTTGCAAGGGCTAGCCATTACCGACCACCACAGTGTTAGAGGGTACCAGATCGCCCGCCATTGGCTCGATCGCCGCGCCCAAGACCCCCGTCACCTCGCCGGGGAATCTGCCGACCTGCCCCAGTTGTGGAGTGGCATCGAAATTAATGCAGGCATCCTCGATATCGAAGTTCACATCCTCGGATACGGATTCGACCCCGAACACGAGCGGATCCAACCCTACTTGAAAGGATATCCCGTGCGGGGCAAAGATTACGAAGCCAAACAGGTCATTCGTGCCATCCAAACCGCAGGGGGTTTAGCCGTTTTAGCTCACCCGGCCCGTTACCGACGGCGCAGCCCCTCTCAGTTAATTCCCGAGGTCGCCCGCTTGGGAATCGACGGGATCGAAACCTACTATGCCTACGACAATCCCGATCCGTGGCGCCCGAGTTCCAAGCAAACCGCCCAAGTCAAACGACTGGCGCAGCAGTACGACTTATTGCAAACTTGCGGTACGGACACCCACGGACCGAATTTGTTGATGCGCTTGTAGGGATTTGGGGAGATGGGATCGACTTTCTCCCCACTCCTGCAATGAGCTTGGCGATTACCTCCGAGTGGACTCAGAGCAATAGAGCGATCGCCGCAGTCGAGCATTTGACAAGTCAATGAGAAGATTTCCTAGCTTTCAGCCACTCCATGCCCACATTTTGAGGCGATTTTTAGCATTTTTAGCATTTTTGGGAGCATTAGGATTGTTGTTACCCCTCCCCACCCATGGGTTAAGCGTCGATGACGTTCCCAATCCGCAACAAGAATATGGGGGTTGGGTCGCGGATATGGCTCAGGTTCTCAGTTCCGACACGGAAGCACAAATCGATCGCCTAATTGAGGATTTAGAAGCAAAAACCGGGGCTGAAATGGCCGTAGTTACCGTTCCAGAAACGGCACCGTCTCCCTCTCCAAAACAATTTGCTACCGAACTGTTTAATCACTGGGAAATTGGCAAACAAGAAGAAGATAACGGCGTTTTATTTTTAACTTCGTTGAGCGATCGCCGGGTGGAAATTGAAACCGGATATGGAATCGAGCCGATCCTTCCCGATGCTGAAGTCGGTAATATTTTAGACCGTTACATTCTGCCGAAACTCAAAACCGATGATTTTAATGGCGGCATTTTAGCTGGAACTCGCGCGATCGTCGAGAAATTAGAACAAGAATTACTATTTTCTCAAGCAGAATCTCAAGCAGAAATTAATAAGATTGCAGACAGCGATCGCTCTACAACGGTTTTGCGATCGCCGCTCGCCTGGATACGAACCATGGGCGCTGGCGCGATCGGGATTGCTAGTTCGATCGCGATCGCTCGTAAATTAGCCAACAACAATCGAATCGAACCCACCGGGCGATCGCGCTACAAAAACGATTCAGGAAAGGAAAATTCTCAAGGATCTTTTTTCTATCGCGCCAATTTTATCGCCGTTTTTTGTTTCACGATTTTAGTCAACTCTTTATTTCCAAATTTAGCTAATTTTTGGTTTATTTTAATCGCCTTTCTCCTTTTAGCTTGGATTGCCAAAACTTACAGCTTTATTCCGGGATTTGAAGTTTTCGTAGGAACCATAGTAGCGACGAGCATAATTTATGTCTTTTTAAATGGCTTGATCGAACCCTTGTTCGGCTCTACATGGGCAAATTTTATGTTTTACCCCTTAATTAATGCTACCTTCGCGAGTTTTCCACTCTCAAGCTTACTCGATCCTAAAAAATCCTTTTTAACCAATTCAAATAAAAAATATCGCTGCAAAAAATGCGATCGGCTCATGGAACCTGTAGATTGGCAAACTCTAACAGCTTATTTAAGCCGACCTGAAAAAGTAGCCGTAGATTTAGGCAGTCTCAAAATAGAAGGGTGGCGGTGTTCCCAGTGTAGCGCCTCATTTGAATTACCTTTTCATATTTGCATCGATCGCCTTCCCGATGAACGCGATCGCTTTAAATGCTGTCCGAACTGTCAAGAATTAACGATGGTTGAAGACTATAAAACCACCGTTATGCCGACCGATTCACAGCCGGGAAAACGTAGATTAATCACGGAATGTCATTGTTGCGACTATAAACAAGAGCGCGAAATCACGATTCCCCCTTACTCCCATTCTCACCGTTCCCATGGGACAA from Oxynema aestuarii AP17 harbors:
- a CDS encoding S8 family serine peptidase, producing MLDISDLFNETYYLGANPDVANAVATGTLASGFQHFLGNGQFEGRDPSVFFDTDFYLDLYVDVDLAVLSGNTTAIAHFVNSGQFEGRDPIRQFFNDTYLLRNPDVAAAVEADILTAYQHFIEAGQFEGRDPGFTFDTSFYLETYPDVAAAVASGRLSAIEHYLQFGLVEGREAFPISWDIPLPEPTEVQDLGVLGSIEVNDFIGTLNSEDLYAFRLDSPGEVSIILENLSADADLVLYEDLNNNQQLDLGELLGFSEQVGNQTETIVKVLPPGNYSIAVQQYSGSTSYTLRAFNRAIATPLVPDNAGNSLAQARDLGPLTGGQTVSDFVGDLDRLDLYRFTLDETSAIDVTLGGLSADADLFLVQDFNQDGLIIDRVEILASSIAASSNPEAISLPTLAPGTFYIAVEQYTGNTNYTLSLSATPTVGVDTQTPLPGFDPNYGFGLVDAAAAVARAIGETVPFADVPNPIANNYGADLMRVPEVWNRGFTGEGVVVAVLDTGIDLKHPELQGRLWTNVDEIPGDGIDNDGNGFIDDARGFDFVDFDGDPAIALTEEQHGTHIAGTIAATRDGIDATTFFGQPFDVTGIAYGATIMPVRVLGDRQTFDEFDRAVADGIRYAVDNGARVLNLSLGNLPGQPPTENIAAALQYARDRGVVAVIAAGNEKDLGAFVPDDPAIRAAQDLAIAVGAVDRDRRVAEFSNPASSLLGVYDFVVAPGIEIRSIVPANGFLSLDGTSMATPHVAGVVALMLQANPNLTPAQVEQILAETANPEGILV
- the larC gene encoding nickel pincer cofactor biosynthesis protein LarC, which gives rise to MKTIAYLQCPTGIAGDMCLGALVSAGVPLDYLIDRLAQLGIADEYELSASLVRRNGQQATKFEVDLTATVSPDLPDEHHHEHHHDRHHGHHHGHHHGHHHEHSPQASHSAPTRHLPEIEEMIRAAGLPPRAESWSLAVFRQLAEAEGAVHGVEPERVHFHEVGATDAIVDIVGTCLGLDWLGIEELYCSPLPTGGGTVWVAHGRLAVPVPAVLKLLESRRVPVYSNGIEKELVTPTGAAIAVRLAKAFGPPPPMAIARVGLGAGSLDLALPNILQLWVGEATEPSDGRDPKVEEICVLETQIDDLSPQAIAYTCDRLFDAGAVDVFTQAIGMKKSRTGILLTAICPRDRQTACETVMFRETTTLGIRRSLQVRSILNREFHQVSTRYGEIQLKVATDAAGTVLNVHPEYEDCAQIARDRGLPWQEVHRSALEAWYARK
- a CDS encoding L-threonylcarbamoyladenylate synthase, producing the protein MATVYELHPENPQVRRVEEIKEALQDGAILLYPTDTVYAIGCDINVKSAVERVRQIKRLSNDKPLTFLSPSLSNIAAYATVTDPAYRIIRRLIPGPFTFLLPATKLVPKLVMDPKRKTTGIRVPDSKVCLDLLEALGNPIISTSAHLPDDDMDRNGYAGKAELFDRFDKMVDVIVDTGEDPGYQVSTILDLTGEEPQIVREGLGVEEVFSLV
- a CDS encoding HetZ-related protein — protein: MNVKTAKTPSYRTKNSQVSQGQATPAESDRDENPTPELSPETIAQGMSVEELTEQVFDELSQKLTNKSKSAAGVADRIAKEVERICQKSNRIQNSGQIHSWQLTLARHRMQKCLQYHKLGSKQGRVELHAQLSSMVYRHVAPMHSRLSFQARYNLIEDFLQGFYIEVLRAFRREHDVAENYTPRTQLELAEYMAFTEHYAKRRITLPGRCNQQLVVLRAQGFAHGQPPETLVDIEQAVEYPKGEDAQIQSRSYAAQQVREQMVADTVDPSEAVLRDRVIQELVQYLEAQGQSDCVDYLVLKLQDLAAPEIDEILGLTARQRDYLQQRFKYHVEKFARSHNWKLVHEWLGADLDQNLGMAPQQWDEFCKAITDEQRQLIELKRNGSSDREIADAIRCTPKQVQKRWSALLELAWQVRNTENKGK
- a CDS encoding PHP domain-containing protein, with translation MSVNLTCSAVSFDPSVKQHVSDPSQDRGALQETFQQIDAHSCPRSYNFHMHTTASDGRLSPEALMQQAVDIGLQGLAITDHHSVRGYQIARHWLDRRAQDPRHLAGESADLPQLWSGIEINAGILDIEVHILGYGFDPEHERIQPYLKGYPVRGKDYEAKQVIRAIQTAGGLAVLAHPARYRRRSPSQLIPEVARLGIDGIETYYAYDNPDPWRPSSKQTAQVKRLAQQYDLLQTCGTDTHGPNLLMRL
- a CDS encoding TPM domain-containing protein; this encodes MRRFPSFQPLHAHILRRFLAFLAFLGALGLLLPLPTHGLSVDDVPNPQQEYGGWVADMAQVLSSDTEAQIDRLIEDLEAKTGAEMAVVTVPETAPSPSPKQFATELFNHWEIGKQEEDNGVLFLTSLSDRRVEIETGYGIEPILPDAEVGNILDRYILPKLKTDDFNGGILAGTRAIVEKLEQELLFSQAESQAEINKIADSDRSTTVLRSPLAWIRTMGAGAIGIASSIAIARKLANNNRIEPTGRSRYKNDSGKENSQGSFFYRANFIAVFCFTILVNSLFPNLANFWFILIAFLLLAWIAKTYSFIPGFEVFVGTIVATSIIYVFLNGLIEPLFGSTWANFMFYPLINATFASFPLSSLLDPKKSFLTNSNKKYRCKKCDRLMEPVDWQTLTAYLSRPEKVAVDLGSLKIEGWRCSQCSASFELPFHICIDRLPDERDRFKCCPNCQELTMVEDYKTTVMPTDSQPGKRRLITECHCCDYKQEREITIPPYSHSHRSHGTSSSRTHRSGSSYTGGIFGGGFGGGSGGGGGGGSSGGGDFGGGSSGGGGAGGDF